tcatttggtctttgtccagaatgttgagaatttttcaggttgcaaagaagaaagctttaaagaaatcccaccggatactcttttattgcttggagaatcagtcccaaagatggtcAACTATAAGACTACCAAAAGTGTGAAGTACCATCAACCTCAGAAGAGATACAATGTCAATGTCCAGTACAGAGGTGTGATCATTTCTCATCTTTTCAAAGAGGAGCCACCAGATGCAAAACCCATccccaaaccaaaacaatatcaAGGTAAGGCTTTGGaatcccaaaagagaatgaaacctgacttgctctattgtggtgtatcaggttatccagttttgaggtcaaaacttttacaagggggagggaatgatgaggccatcaaaccagtagctgaaccagaggtcaacccaACACCCTGCTCAACTAACCATGGCGCCAACCAGTacatatgtgcactaaaaatgccatatctcatcaaccaggaggaagtttgtcacgaaaccaattttcttggattctacactcaacaagagcACGCAGCGAATTGGTTTCATATCAAAAGGATTAATGGTTTGGAAGTTATGCTATTTTCAACTCAAAGGAGgcccgacttgccttatttagaagatcagGAGCATATAATATCTCACATCAAGCCGGTCCATTGATTCTTCTATCTTTCCAGCCAGCTTGAGAAGGTCCCTCTTGGTGCCTGTATCACATGGGTGCTAGAATCAATCTCCTTGGCTTAGGGAATACATCTGGGCGCCTGAAATGATACTCCTTGTGGCTCTCAGCTGTTGTCACAAACTCCTCACGTAGTAGCTCCTTCATTTCTGTCCAAGAAGCATCACGATCATACCACCAGTATGCATACTCAGTTAGAGTATCTTCAGCAATTAATGGTCTCTCCTCCTCTTCAATCTGATGAAGTTCAAACCATTGATCTAGGTCTTTCTCCCACTTCCAGTAAGCTTCTATTCCTTCATGATGGCCTGCGTATTGGATGTATCTTGGCTCATACTCTTCATCACTTCTTACAgcctcattttcttcttcttcagcaaaGTCACGCTCACTTGTTGCTCCATCTTCACGGTTTGCTTCAGAGTAGGGTAAACTGACTTGGGAATCAGTTTCATCATGGTTTTCTTCTTCATGATCAGAGTACGGTATCTCACACCATGGCCTCTCTTCCACATATGACTCCTCATGATCTGAGTTATCATCAACACCATCTTCTGGATAAACAACTTCTGGTTCATTCTCTGTTTCTTCATGGTAGCTGTGTTCATCTAGCCTGATCTGGTATTCAGTTTCCTCTTGATACATCTCGCCCTCATGGTTAGATCTCTGGTCAGCTTCTTCTCTAGACCAATCTATGTAGCTGGTGTTGTCTTGGTACGGATCTGGTGGTTCTGGTTCAAGCTCTCCACCATCtggatcatcatcataatcagtATTGGAACAATCATCTGTCCACTGATCTTCTTCATAACCACTTTCTTCATCAGACAGAAATTGTTCTTCTTGCTCCCAATCACTTTGTTCTTCATCTCCCATGGTTCCTGAT
Above is a genomic segment from Raphanus sativus cultivar WK10039 unplaced genomic scaffold, ASM80110v3 Scaffold3525, whole genome shotgun sequence containing:
- the LOC130506665 gene encoding uncharacterized protein LOC130506665, which gives rise to MGDEEQSDWEQEEQFLSDEESGYEEDQWTDDCSNTDYDDDPDGGELEPEPPDPYQDNTSYIDWSREEADQRSNHEGEMYQEETEYQIRLDEHSYHEETENEPEVVYPEDGVDDNSDHEESYVEERPWCEIPYSDHEEENHDETDSQVSLPYSEANREDGATSERDFAEEEENEAVRSDEEYEPRYIQYAGHHEGIEAYWKWEKDLDQWFELHQIEEEERPLIAEDTLTEYAYWWYDRDASWTEMKELLREEFVTTAESHKEYHFRRPDVFPKPRRLILAPM